One window of Arthrobacter oryzae genomic DNA carries:
- a CDS encoding GNAT family N-acetyltransferase has product MAIEYREWREGDDLALLELWGGPETEQARQFRGTLAPSGNSPWRRCIVAEDVVDGVAIPVAAAVVHEASLHPERLWAYIEVAKDHRRAGVGSTLLTMLRHEAGQAPSGVSRLRTKVEPGTPGAAFAEAAGLAPIQRSRLVVVEPGALKLPVFGDGSEAAASEQIEDLATGSVELSDVVGRYYTAVHGWDSPGELSVGTVQRLFLDELSGAHGAIVLRAPKASAFGQGVPASRKGRLEAFAISYAEFVPGGENPAAGGEGSAAGQPTDVFVGHEPKLSDEEARAAVRDLLALIAFQHPVVLELDDSMTALRAVVDPLLESGKATLRGTETLVVSDPA; this is encoded by the coding sequence ATGGCCATCGAATACCGTGAATGGCGCGAGGGCGATGACCTGGCGCTGCTCGAACTCTGGGGAGGCCCGGAGACCGAGCAGGCCCGGCAGTTCCGCGGCACCCTGGCGCCTTCGGGCAACTCGCCGTGGCGCCGGTGCATCGTGGCCGAGGACGTCGTCGACGGCGTGGCCATCCCGGTCGCCGCTGCTGTGGTCCACGAGGCATCCCTGCACCCCGAGCGGCTCTGGGCCTACATCGAGGTTGCGAAGGACCACCGCCGCGCCGGCGTCGGTTCCACCCTGCTGACCATGCTCCGGCACGAAGCCGGCCAGGCGCCGTCGGGCGTTTCCCGGCTCCGGACCAAAGTGGAACCGGGCACGCCCGGAGCCGCTTTCGCCGAGGCCGCCGGCCTGGCCCCGATCCAGCGCTCACGGCTCGTGGTGGTGGAGCCGGGGGCACTCAAGCTGCCGGTGTTCGGCGACGGGTCCGAGGCCGCGGCGTCCGAACAGATCGAGGACCTGGCCACCGGCTCCGTGGAGCTCAGCGACGTCGTGGGCCGGTACTACACCGCCGTCCACGGCTGGGACAGCCCGGGCGAACTCAGCGTCGGCACGGTGCAGCGCCTGTTCCTGGACGAACTCAGCGGAGCGCACGGCGCCATTGTGCTGCGGGCGCCGAAGGCCAGCGCTTTCGGCCAGGGCGTTCCCGCCAGCAGGAAGGGCAGGCTCGAAGCGTTCGCCATCAGCTATGCGGAGTTCGTACCAGGCGGGGAGAACCCGGCAGCGGGCGGCGAAGGTTCCGCAGCGGGCCAGCCCACGGACGTGTTCGTCGGCCATGAGCCGAAGCTGTCGGACGAGGAAGCCCGCGCCGCAGTGCGCGACCTGCTGGCACTCATTGCGTTCCAGCACCCGGTGGTGCTGGAACTGGACGACTCGATGACCGCGCTGCGCGCCGTCGTCGACCCTTTGCTGGAGAGCGGCAAGGCCACCCTCCGGGGTACCGAAACCCTGGTAGTTTCCGACCCCGCCTAG
- a CDS encoding lysophospholipid acyltransferase family protein, whose amino-acid sequence MPWRPQPNDRFYRFIVRTGLALHRLFGIRVIITGREHLPPPGALNGPSRRVVPGQGAVVAITHFGYLDFAFAELALWWNSRAEMRYLVTQGAADHWFAGPAISAAGHVVVPYGPGSGAYDAAVAKLREGEIIAVLPEAGVSRSFTVRDCKTGAVRMAAEAGVPLIPVSVWGAHRLMTRRHGFSPRRAWRAPVRIHVGRPLLPAHLPGPAQDAQPATEELRRVLQAGIDTAIADFPLTPPRGAWWMPAHLGGGAPTEAERRQLDRAEGPRRAGGRRVKQAGPQ is encoded by the coding sequence ATGCCGTGGCGGCCGCAGCCCAATGACCGCTTCTACCGCTTCATAGTCCGCACCGGCCTGGCGCTGCACCGGCTCTTCGGGATTCGTGTGATCATTACGGGCCGGGAACACCTGCCGCCGCCGGGAGCGCTCAACGGACCATCCCGCAGGGTGGTTCCGGGCCAGGGAGCCGTCGTCGCCATCACCCACTTCGGGTACCTCGATTTTGCCTTTGCCGAACTGGCGCTGTGGTGGAACAGCCGGGCCGAGATGCGCTACCTGGTCACGCAGGGCGCAGCCGACCACTGGTTCGCAGGTCCCGCCATCAGCGCCGCCGGGCACGTGGTGGTGCCCTACGGCCCGGGCAGCGGCGCCTACGACGCCGCCGTCGCGAAACTCCGCGAAGGGGAAATCATCGCGGTCCTTCCCGAAGCGGGCGTGAGCCGCAGCTTCACGGTCCGCGACTGCAAGACCGGAGCGGTCCGGATGGCGGCTGAAGCCGGCGTGCCGTTGATCCCCGTCTCGGTGTGGGGAGCGCACCGGCTGATGACCCGCCGTCACGGCTTCTCACCGCGCCGCGCCTGGCGGGCGCCGGTGCGGATCCATGTGGGCCGGCCGCTGCTGCCCGCCCACCTGCCCGGCCCCGCCCAGGACGCCCAGCCTGCCACCGAAGAACTCCGGAGGGTGCTGCAGGCCGGGATCGACACGGCCATCGCGGACTTCCCGCTCACACCGCCGCGCGGGGCCTGGTGGATGCCCGCGCACCTGGGCGGCGGCGCCCCCACGGAAGCGGAACGCCGGCAGCTGGACCGGGCCGAGGGGCCGCGCCGGGCGGGCGGCAGGCGGGTTAAGCAGGCCGGCCCGCAGTAG
- a CDS encoding DUF1295 domain-containing protein, with protein sequence MADFPVNDFLASLPWTALAVAGVLAVTFAVAVAQQRHSVMDVAWGPGFVAVAAVSWLLSAGTGDDGRRLLLVLLTGLWGLRLGTHIGWRARGGHEDPRYEAMLSDAPGSRNVYALRRVYLPQGVVMFFVSLTVQVGMFATGALGWLALLGVVLWVVGFVFETVGDWQLAQFKKDPANKGTVLNTGLWRYTRHPNYFGDAAVWTGLFLIAADSWPGVLTILSPALMVWALAGKTGKPLTEKAMSARPGYKEYVESTSGFIPWPPRRPAGGQPGGR encoded by the coding sequence ATGGCCGATTTTCCGGTGAACGACTTCCTGGCCAGCCTGCCCTGGACTGCCCTGGCCGTGGCAGGGGTCCTGGCGGTCACCTTCGCCGTGGCCGTGGCCCAGCAGAGGCACTCGGTGATGGACGTGGCCTGGGGACCCGGCTTCGTTGCCGTGGCTGCGGTCTCGTGGCTGCTGTCCGCCGGAACGGGCGACGACGGCCGGCGCCTCCTCCTCGTCCTGCTGACGGGGCTGTGGGGGCTCCGCCTCGGAACGCACATCGGCTGGCGCGCCCGCGGCGGCCATGAAGACCCGCGCTACGAGGCCATGCTCAGCGACGCCCCCGGTTCCCGCAATGTGTACGCCCTGCGCCGCGTCTACCTGCCCCAGGGCGTCGTAATGTTCTTCGTCTCCCTCACGGTGCAGGTAGGGATGTTTGCCACCGGCGCCCTGGGCTGGCTTGCCCTCCTGGGCGTGGTGCTGTGGGTCGTGGGTTTTGTGTTCGAGACCGTGGGTGACTGGCAGCTTGCGCAGTTCAAGAAGGACCCGGCCAACAAGGGAACCGTGCTGAACACGGGGCTGTGGCGCTACACCCGCCACCCCAACTACTTCGGCGACGCCGCCGTCTGGACCGGCCTGTTCCTTATTGCCGCCGACTCCTGGCCCGGAGTGCTGACAATCCTGTCCCCGGCCCTGATGGTGTGGGCACTGGCAGGCAAGACGGGGAAGCCGCTCACGGAGAAGGCGATGTCCGCGCGGCCGGGCTACAAGGAATACGTCGAATCGACGTCGGGCTTTATCCCATGGCCGCCTCGCCGTCCGGCTGGCGGTCAGCCGGGCGGACGCTGA
- a CDS encoding alpha/beta hydrolase: MGNRRNVEGSTKPVLTVQEAAGATRGVALVLHGGRSHSYEPVEARHLSPARMVPFAKQLHRAGAKHGLAVWTLRNSVRGWNGPDMSPLQDARWALARIHEEHPGVPVYLLGHSMGGLTAICAADDPQVDAVVALAPWLNAETPAGNLAGRKVLIVHGSRDRWTSPAQSLKFARRAADRADELQYVSLAGAGHFMFRKVRLWHALATGFVLKAFAETTGAEPGGAARFDALLPATSPGIPVVL; encoded by the coding sequence ATGGGTAATCGCAGGAATGTCGAAGGAAGTACCAAGCCTGTACTCACCGTGCAGGAGGCTGCGGGCGCCACGCGTGGCGTGGCCCTGGTCCTGCACGGCGGTCGCTCGCACAGCTACGAGCCAGTGGAGGCCCGCCACCTCAGCCCCGCCCGGATGGTGCCTTTCGCAAAGCAACTGCACCGGGCCGGCGCGAAACACGGGCTTGCAGTCTGGACGCTGCGGAACAGCGTACGCGGCTGGAACGGACCGGACATGTCGCCGCTACAGGATGCCCGGTGGGCGCTCGCCCGGATCCATGAGGAGCACCCCGGAGTTCCTGTGTACCTGCTGGGGCACTCAATGGGCGGCCTTACTGCAATTTGCGCTGCCGACGATCCCCAGGTGGACGCCGTTGTGGCCCTGGCCCCCTGGCTGAACGCTGAGACGCCGGCCGGGAACCTGGCCGGTCGCAAGGTGCTGATTGTCCACGGCTCCAGGGACCGTTGGACAAGCCCCGCCCAATCACTCAAGTTTGCCCGGCGTGCCGCGGACCGGGCTGACGAGCTGCAGTACGTCTCGCTGGCCGGTGCAGGGCATTTCATGTTCCGCAAGGTCCGGCTGTGGCACGCACTGGCCACCGGCTTCGTCCTCAAGGCCTTCGCCGAAACCACCGGCGCGGAACCGGGCGGCGCGGCACGCTTTGATGCGCTGCTGCCCGCCACCTCCCCCGGCATTCCGGTGGTGCTCTGA
- a CDS encoding FAD-binding oxidoreductase, which yields MNAQSLDALREQVRGQVITPDDPDYDSARAVHNGMIDKRPAAVVRVSQVADVIAAVNYARDNGMPVAIRGGGHSGPGFGTADDAVVVDFSATRGVRVDPAGKTARTEAGATWADFNHATHAFGLATTGGIVGSTGVSGLTLGGGIGYLDRKYGLSCDNLLSADVVTAEGKFLTASETENEDLFWALRGGSGNFGVVTSLEFRLHPVDMVHAGIIIYPLEHAETVAKFYREYIAAAPREFGAFLAFHQGPPVPFLPEEWHGKPVCIVVGMWTGDPAEGPARWQPFLDAAPVAGSMVGPMPYPALNSAFDGMYPKGLLAYWKAAFLTELNDGAINAHAEFGKRVPSVQTAVHIYPIDGAVHDVGIADTAFPNRNARFSPVIACHWADPAESAANIAWVRDFAAALQPYSETAGYINFMDGDDLSKVAENYGPNYGRLQEIKGKYDPGNLFRVNQNIKPQ from the coding sequence ATGAACGCACAATCGCTCGATGCGCTGCGGGAACAGGTGCGGGGGCAAGTGATCACGCCGGACGACCCGGACTACGACTCTGCCCGCGCGGTCCACAACGGAATGATCGACAAGCGGCCCGCTGCCGTGGTGCGGGTATCCCAGGTGGCGGACGTCATCGCTGCCGTCAACTACGCCAGGGACAACGGCATGCCCGTCGCCATCCGGGGCGGCGGCCACAGCGGACCCGGATTTGGTACAGCGGACGATGCGGTGGTCGTCGACTTTTCCGCCACCAGGGGCGTCCGGGTCGATCCGGCCGGCAAAACGGCAAGGACGGAGGCCGGCGCAACGTGGGCCGACTTCAATCACGCCACGCATGCCTTCGGGCTGGCCACCACCGGCGGCATCGTCGGTTCAACCGGCGTATCGGGGCTGACCCTCGGCGGAGGCATTGGGTACCTGGACCGGAAATACGGCCTCAGCTGCGACAACCTCCTCTCCGCCGACGTCGTCACCGCAGAGGGGAAGTTCCTCACGGCCAGTGAAACCGAGAACGAGGATCTTTTCTGGGCGCTGCGCGGTGGCAGCGGCAACTTCGGCGTCGTGACTTCGCTGGAATTCCGCCTGCATCCCGTGGATATGGTTCACGCCGGCATCATCATCTACCCGCTGGAGCACGCCGAAACCGTCGCGAAGTTCTACCGCGAGTACATTGCTGCGGCCCCACGGGAGTTCGGCGCTTTCCTCGCTTTCCACCAGGGGCCGCCTGTTCCGTTCCTTCCCGAGGAGTGGCACGGGAAGCCGGTCTGCATTGTCGTCGGTATGTGGACAGGCGACCCGGCCGAAGGACCGGCCCGCTGGCAGCCGTTCCTCGACGCCGCGCCGGTGGCGGGGTCGATGGTGGGGCCGATGCCCTACCCTGCCCTGAATTCGGCCTTCGACGGGATGTACCCCAAGGGGCTGCTCGCCTACTGGAAGGCGGCCTTCCTGACGGAACTCAACGACGGCGCCATCAACGCCCATGCGGAGTTCGGAAAGCGGGTGCCCAGCGTACAGACCGCGGTGCACATCTACCCGATCGACGGCGCCGTGCACGATGTGGGAATTGCGGACACGGCCTTCCCCAACCGGAACGCCAGGTTCTCCCCGGTCATTGCATGCCATTGGGCGGATCCCGCGGAAAGCGCGGCGAACATCGCCTGGGTGCGGGACTTCGCGGCGGCGCTGCAACCCTACTCAGAGACGGCGGGCTACATCAATTTCATGGACGGCGATGACTTGTCGAAGGTCGCGGAAAACTATGGACCCAATTACGGCCGCTTGCAGGAGATCAAGGGCAAGTACGATCCGGGCAACCTGTTCCGTGTCAACCAGAACATCAAGCCCCAGTAG
- a CDS encoding YibE/F family protein produces the protein MGAGHSHGHTDHSEPTPRALAARKRANWLLAAVLIPLTLLTLAAMAMMWPSGNKEDLKLASPYAAAPGVTFDTGTIQRVVVESCTQGSAQGGAAQPGTGQDSTGQDSTGQDSTGQGTAQQGSECTFAFTEPDKGGNPVKVVINPDVVKSHGVKVGDDIRYLNLSNAQGASAGQGAPAYIFVDFVRTLPIILLAVLYAAVVIAVARWRGLRALIGLVGAYAVLVTFMLPGLVEGKPPLLLALVGSTVIMIGVLYFAHGFSARTSTALLGTMFGLGITALLAAWATDAANLAGVGSHDAATLANISDNISISGIILCGLIISGLGVLNDVTITQSSAVWELYELAPETSARQLFSSAMRIGRDHIASTVYTIAFAYAGAALPILIIVMLYDRPLGEALTSAELSEEVIRTLVGSVGLVLAIPVTTLIAVLVVKATGIRQPAVAEGGGTASGRAPVTPDDVGDTGALAAAVSVSRGQRTRAAGVPAPRDAGREPGGAPPPGSRRARRAAEGE, from the coding sequence ATGGGTGCCGGACACTCGCACGGTCACACAGATCATTCGGAGCCGACACCCCGGGCCCTGGCGGCGCGCAAACGGGCCAACTGGCTTTTGGCGGCGGTGCTGATTCCGCTGACGCTCCTGACCCTGGCGGCCATGGCCATGATGTGGCCGTCCGGGAACAAGGAGGACCTGAAGCTGGCCAGCCCGTACGCGGCGGCGCCGGGGGTGACGTTCGACACCGGCACGATCCAGCGGGTGGTGGTGGAAAGCTGCACGCAGGGCAGCGCCCAGGGCGGCGCTGCCCAGCCCGGAACGGGACAGGACAGCACGGGACAGGACAGCACGGGACAGGACAGCACGGGACAGGGCACGGCCCAGCAGGGGAGCGAGTGCACCTTCGCCTTCACCGAACCGGACAAAGGGGGCAACCCGGTCAAGGTGGTGATCAACCCGGACGTGGTGAAATCGCACGGCGTCAAAGTGGGGGACGACATCCGCTACCTGAACCTTTCCAACGCCCAGGGTGCGTCGGCGGGGCAGGGTGCGCCCGCCTATATCTTTGTGGACTTTGTCCGCACCTTGCCCATCATCCTGCTGGCCGTTCTTTACGCCGCCGTGGTGATCGCCGTGGCGCGCTGGCGCGGGCTGCGGGCGCTGATCGGCCTCGTGGGAGCCTACGCCGTGCTGGTGACGTTCATGCTGCCCGGCCTGGTGGAAGGGAAGCCGCCGCTGTTGCTTGCCCTGGTGGGTTCCACCGTAATCATGATCGGGGTCCTCTACTTTGCCCACGGCTTCTCGGCACGGACCTCCACAGCTTTGCTGGGCACCATGTTCGGACTGGGCATCACGGCGCTCCTGGCTGCCTGGGCTACCGACGCGGCAAACCTGGCCGGCGTCGGCAGCCATGACGCCGCCACGCTGGCGAACATTTCGGACAACATCTCCATCTCCGGCATCATCCTGTGCGGGCTGATCATTTCCGGACTCGGTGTGCTCAACGATGTCACCATCACCCAGTCCTCCGCGGTGTGGGAACTCTACGAACTGGCGCCGGAGACAAGCGCCCGCCAGCTCTTCTCCTCCGCCATGCGGATCGGCCGCGACCACATTGCGTCCACCGTCTACACCATCGCCTTTGCCTACGCGGGTGCGGCGCTGCCCATCCTCATCATCGTGATGCTGTACGACCGCCCCCTGGGCGAGGCGCTGACCAGTGCGGAACTGTCCGAGGAAGTCATCAGGACGCTCGTCGGTTCCGTGGGGCTGGTGCTGGCCATCCCCGTCACCACGCTGATCGCGGTGCTGGTGGTCAAGGCCACGGGGATCAGGCAGCCTGCCGTTGCCGAAGGGGGCGGCACCGCCTCCGGGCGGGCGCCTGTAACGCCCGACGACGTCGGGGACACCGGCGCGCTCGCAGCGGCGGTGTCGGTCTCGCGCGGCCAGCGGACGCGCGCCGCCGGTGTGCCCGCCCCGCGTGACGCCGGGCGGGAACCCGGCGGAGCGCCCCCGCCCGGCAGCCGGCGCGCCCGGCGCGCCGCGGAAGGGGAATAG
- the dusB gene encoding tRNA dihydrouridine synthase DusB codes for MTVVATPPAPKLELPPLKLGPLTVDTPVILAPMAGITNSAFRRLCREYGGGMYVAEMVTSRALVERTPESLRIISHDDDEKVRSVQLYGVDPVTVGAAVRMLVEEDRADHIDLNFGCPVPKVTRRGGGSALPWKIDLFTSIVQTAVKEASKGNVPLTIKMRKGIDEDHLTYLDAGRIARDAGVAAVALHGRTAAQFYSGQADWSAIARLREALPDIPVLGNGDIWSAEDAVRMVRETGVDGVVVGRGCQGRPWLFGDLQAAFEGSDTRHKPNLQQVAEGVYRHAELMVETFGDEGKALREIRKHMAWYFKGYVVGGELRTRLALVTSLEVLRDTLAELDQDSPYPGVDAEGPRGRAGSPKKPALPKDWLESRALNAEQSQDIAAAELDVSGG; via the coding sequence GTGACTGTCGTAGCAACGCCCCCCGCCCCCAAGCTGGAACTCCCGCCCCTGAAGCTGGGACCCCTCACGGTGGACACCCCCGTGATCCTGGCCCCCATGGCGGGCATCACCAACTCCGCTTTCCGCAGGCTCTGCCGTGAATACGGCGGGGGAATGTATGTGGCGGAGATGGTCACCTCCCGCGCCCTCGTCGAACGCACGCCCGAGTCGCTGCGCATCATCTCGCATGACGACGATGAAAAAGTCCGGTCCGTCCAGCTCTACGGCGTGGACCCCGTGACTGTCGGCGCCGCAGTGCGGATGCTCGTGGAGGAAGACCGCGCCGACCATATCGACCTGAACTTCGGCTGCCCGGTCCCCAAGGTGACCCGGCGCGGCGGCGGTTCCGCACTGCCGTGGAAGATCGACCTGTTCACCTCGATCGTGCAGACGGCCGTCAAAGAGGCGTCCAAGGGAAACGTCCCGCTCACCATCAAGATGCGCAAGGGCATCGACGAGGACCACCTGACGTACCTCGACGCCGGCCGGATCGCGCGCGATGCCGGCGTCGCCGCCGTCGCCCTCCACGGCCGCACCGCGGCGCAGTTCTATTCCGGCCAGGCGGACTGGTCCGCCATCGCACGCCTGCGCGAGGCGCTGCCGGACATCCCGGTGCTGGGCAACGGCGATATCTGGTCCGCGGAGGACGCCGTCCGCATGGTCCGCGAGACCGGCGTCGACGGCGTGGTGGTGGGCCGCGGCTGCCAGGGCAGGCCTTGGCTCTTCGGGGACCTCCAGGCGGCCTTCGAGGGCAGCGACACCCGCCACAAACCGAACCTGCAGCAGGTGGCGGAAGGCGTCTACCGGCACGCGGAACTCATGGTGGAGACCTTCGGCGACGAAGGCAAGGCCCTGCGTGAAATCCGGAAGCACATGGCGTGGTACTTCAAAGGCTATGTGGTGGGCGGGGAACTGCGCACCAGGCTGGCCCTGGTCACCAGCCTGGAAGTCCTGCGCGACACGCTGGCCGAGCTGGACCAGGATTCCCCCTACCCCGGAGTGGACGCCGAGGGCCCCCGCGGCCGTGCCGGTTCCCCCAAGAAGCCGGCGCTGCCCAAGGACTGGCTGGAATCCCGGGCGCTCAACGCCGAACAGTCCCAGGACATCGCCGCCGCGGAACTGGACGTGTCAGGTGGCTGA
- a CDS encoding deoxyguanosinetriphosphate triphosphohydrolase: MAETRTTAPVLPGYEAHDSARWVEEPPKTTYRSDFERDRARVLHSSALRRLGAKTQVVAPDTDDFVRTRLTHSLEVAQVGRELGRALGCDPDVVDTACLSHDLGHPPFGHNGESALNEMAHAIGGFEGNAQTLRLLTRLEPKVLAADGTPAGLNLTRASLDAAAKYPWSALNAPVIHGQRTSKFGAYEDDLPIFDWIREGAPERRSCLEAQVMDLADDISYSVHDVEDAIVAGHFQLRWMDNPDHRARVVGYAKQWYLPHNDPAAIDAALARLEATDVWVREADGSRKAMAALKNMTSQLIGRFCQSALETTRAVYGPEDLTRYNAELMVPDETVMEIAVMKGLATTFVMTTEHRQPIYERQREVLHALVTALNATGDRHLEPMFAADWRDAADDGARLRVVIDQVASLTDGSALAMYERLVGSLPSLW; encoded by the coding sequence GTGGCTGAAACACGGACCACAGCACCCGTGCTGCCGGGTTACGAGGCCCATGACTCCGCCCGGTGGGTGGAGGAACCGCCCAAAACTACGTACCGCTCCGACTTCGAACGGGACCGGGCGAGGGTCCTGCACTCGTCCGCGCTGCGCCGGCTCGGCGCCAAGACCCAGGTGGTTGCCCCGGACACCGACGACTTCGTCCGCACCCGGCTCACGCACAGCCTTGAAGTGGCCCAGGTGGGCCGCGAACTGGGCCGGGCGCTGGGCTGCGATCCCGACGTCGTGGACACCGCCTGCCTCAGCCATGACCTCGGGCACCCGCCGTTCGGGCACAACGGGGAGTCCGCGCTGAACGAGATGGCGCACGCCATTGGCGGGTTCGAAGGCAATGCACAGACGCTCCGGCTGCTGACCCGGCTGGAACCCAAAGTGCTGGCCGCGGACGGAACACCGGCAGGGCTGAACCTCACCCGCGCCAGCCTGGACGCGGCCGCCAAATACCCGTGGTCGGCACTGAACGCCCCGGTGATCCACGGGCAGCGGACCAGCAAGTTCGGCGCCTACGAGGACGACCTTCCCATCTTCGACTGGATCCGCGAGGGTGCACCCGAGCGCCGGTCCTGCCTGGAAGCACAGGTCATGGACCTCGCGGACGACATCTCGTACTCCGTGCACGACGTCGAGGACGCGATCGTGGCAGGGCACTTCCAGCTGCGCTGGATGGACAACCCGGACCACCGCGCCCGCGTGGTGGGGTACGCCAAGCAGTGGTACCTGCCGCACAACGATCCCGCAGCCATCGACGCCGCCCTGGCCCGGCTCGAGGCCACGGACGTCTGGGTGCGCGAAGCGGACGGCAGCCGCAAGGCGATGGCCGCCCTCAAGAACATGACCAGCCAGCTGATCGGGAGGTTCTGCCAGAGCGCGCTGGAAACCACGCGGGCGGTCTACGGTCCCGAAGACCTCACCCGGTACAACGCCGAGCTGATGGTGCCGGATGAAACCGTGATGGAAATCGCCGTCATGAAGGGCCTGGCCACCACCTTCGTGATGACCACCGAGCACCGCCAGCCCATCTATGAGCGCCAGCGCGAGGTCCTGCACGCCCTGGTGACCGCGCTGAACGCCACCGGAGACCGCCACCTGGAGCCGATGTTCGCCGCTGACTGGCGGGACGCGGCCGACGACGGCGCCCGCCTGCGCGTAGTCATCGACCAGGTCGCCTCGCTCACCGACGGGTCGGCGCTGGCCATGTACGAACGGCTGGTCGGCAGCCTGCCGTCGCTTTGGTAA
- the dnaG gene encoding DNA primase, which translates to MAGLIKREDIDEVRQRTDIKEVVDGYVTLKGAGLGSFKGLCPFHDERSPSFTVRPQVGRYHCFGCGEDGDVISFVQKLDHTSFHEAVEKLAARIGFELRYEDGGTGPNREEVGKRQRLLDAHKVADEFFRAQLLTPGAAEGRNFLHGRGFDRAAAEQFGVGYAPQGWDVLLKHLRGRGYTDAELKLTGMFSAGGPGNQQRIYDRFRGRLIWPIRDIAGDTIGFGARKLYEDDQGPKYLNTPETTLYKKSQVLYGIDLAKRTIAKERQLVVVEGYTDVMACHLSGITTAVATCGTAFGADHIKIARRLLSDDGTGGEVIFTFDGDAAGQKAALRAFEEDQRFVAQTYVAVEPTGADPCDLRQARGDSAVRDLINSRRPLFEFAIRASLKRHNLDTVEGRIAALRESAPVVAQIRDAGIRPAYARELAGWLGMPVEEVSRAVAVAAKRAQGEAPPNQAAGPGVADLPASGVVPSFNRPDPRDPVASMERQALEVALQEPAMLAGETWERFSAAGFKTPAYQAVHDAMRASGPGLAGDPVRWVEQVMNEVPEPLRPLVSELAVVPLPASNAEGVLKYCRDILARLFELQITRVKADKMGQLQRLDASAHPDEFQRLNRELMMLEMERRSLRSDA; encoded by the coding sequence GTGGCCGGGCTGATCAAACGCGAAGATATTGACGAAGTACGCCAGCGCACGGACATCAAGGAAGTCGTCGACGGCTACGTGACGCTCAAGGGCGCCGGGCTGGGATCATTCAAAGGCCTGTGCCCCTTCCACGACGAGCGTTCGCCGTCGTTCACCGTCCGTCCCCAGGTGGGCAGGTACCACTGCTTCGGCTGCGGCGAGGACGGCGACGTCATCTCCTTCGTCCAGAAGCTGGACCACACGTCCTTCCATGAGGCCGTGGAGAAGCTGGCCGCCAGGATCGGCTTCGAACTGCGCTACGAGGACGGCGGCACCGGCCCGAACCGCGAAGAAGTGGGGAAGCGCCAGCGCCTTTTGGACGCCCACAAAGTGGCTGATGAGTTCTTCCGGGCCCAGCTACTGACTCCAGGTGCAGCCGAGGGCCGCAACTTCCTGCACGGCCGCGGCTTCGACCGCGCAGCCGCCGAGCAGTTCGGCGTCGGCTACGCCCCGCAGGGCTGGGACGTGCTGCTCAAGCACCTCCGCGGCAGGGGATACACGGACGCTGAGCTCAAGCTCACAGGTATGTTCTCTGCCGGGGGACCCGGAAACCAGCAGAGGATCTACGACCGCTTCCGCGGCCGCCTGATCTGGCCCATCCGCGACATCGCAGGCGACACCATCGGTTTCGGCGCCCGGAAGCTCTACGAGGACGACCAGGGCCCCAAGTACCTCAACACGCCCGAAACAACGCTCTACAAGAAGTCCCAGGTGCTCTACGGCATCGACCTCGCCAAGCGGACCATCGCCAAGGAGCGGCAGCTCGTGGTGGTGGAGGGCTACACCGATGTCATGGCCTGCCACCTGTCCGGCATCACGACGGCGGTGGCCACCTGCGGCACCGCGTTCGGCGCCGACCATATCAAGATTGCCCGGCGGCTGCTGTCCGACGACGGCACCGGGGGAGAGGTCATCTTCACGTTCGACGGCGACGCAGCCGGCCAGAAGGCTGCCCTGCGGGCTTTCGAGGAGGACCAGCGCTTCGTGGCCCAGACGTACGTTGCGGTCGAACCTACCGGAGCCGATCCCTGCGACCTGCGCCAGGCCCGCGGCGATTCCGCGGTGCGGGACCTGATCAACAGCCGGCGTCCGCTCTTTGAATTCGCGATCAGGGCCTCCCTCAAGCGCCACAACCTGGACACGGTGGAAGGCCGCATTGCGGCCCTGCGGGAGTCCGCGCCGGTGGTGGCCCAGATCCGCGATGCGGGAATCCGCCCCGCCTACGCCCGCGAGCTTGCCGGCTGGCTTGGCATGCCGGTTGAGGAAGTCAGCCGTGCGGTGGCTGTGGCCGCCAAGCGGGCCCAGGGCGAAGCCCCGCCCAACCAGGCCGCAGGCCCCGGCGTTGCCGACCTGCCGGCGTCGGGCGTGGTCCCGTCTTTCAACCGGCCGGACCCCCGGGACCCTGTGGCGTCCATGGAGCGGCAGGCGCTGGAGGTGGCGCTCCAGGAGCCCGCCATGCTGGCGGGGGAGACGTGGGAGCGCTTCAGTGCGGCCGGCTTCAAGACACCCGCCTACCAGGCCGTCCACGACGCCATGCGGGCCTCCGGGCCCGGCCTCGCCGGCGATCCCGTCCGGTGGGTCGAACAGGTGATGAACGAGGTGCCGGAGCCGCTGCGCCCGCTGGTCTCCGAGCTCGCGGTGGTTCCGCTGCCGGCGAGCAACGCTGAAGGGGTGCTGAAGTACTGCCGCGACATCCTGGCGCGGCTGTTCGAACTGCAGATCACCAGGGTCAAGGCGGACAAGATGGGGCAGTTGCAGCGGTTGGATGCCTCGGCCCACCCCGATGAATTCCAGCGGCTGAACCGGGAATTGATGATGCTGGAAATGGAGCGCCGATCGCTGCGCTCCGATGCCTGA